The following proteins are co-located in the Tardibacter chloracetimidivorans genome:
- a CDS encoding YraN family protein has product MLAAWWLRLKGYRILGQRVRCARGEIDLIARRGRTVAFVEVKRRADRTSAAWAVEERALRRVVAAAGMLAPRYARPDDEIRIDAILIVNGRFPRHVINIWHG; this is encoded by the coding sequence ATGCTCGCCGCATGGTGGCTCCGCCTCAAGGGCTATCGCATATTGGGGCAGCGGGTGCGCTGCGCGCGGGGCGAGATAGACCTGATCGCGCGGCGCGGCCGCACCGTCGCCTTTGTCGAGGTCAAGCGGCGCGCCGACCGCACATCGGCCGCCTGGGCGGTGGAAGAACGCGCGCTGCGCAGGGTGGTCGCGGCAGCCGGGATGCTGGCGCCGCGCTATGCCCGGCCGGACGACGAGATTCGCATCGACGCGATCCTGATCGTGAACGGGCGCTTTCCCCGCCATGTCATCAACATCTGGCACGGGTGA
- the gshB gene encoding glutathione synthase → MGLRVAVQMDPLETINIAGDSTFAIMLSAQARGHSLYHYVPGDLSYREGTVSTPARPVTVQRVEGGHFSFGERVTLDLREDVDVVLMRQDPPFDLAYITATHLLERVQDRTLVVNDPAAVRNAPEKLFVLDFQQFMPPTLVTRRLEDARDFHAEHGEVVVKPLYGNAGSAVFHIGRKDANLAALVELFGQVWREPFMVQKFLPDVALGDKRIVLVDGVATGGVNRLPKAGEIRSNLAVGGKGEATALTPREEEICAAIGPELARRGLVFVGIDVIAGYLTEINVTSPTGIVAIDKFNGTDTPALIWEAIERKAASHGR, encoded by the coding sequence GTGGGCTTGCGTGTTGCGGTTCAGATGGACCCGCTGGAAACGATCAATATCGCCGGGGATTCCACCTTTGCGATCATGCTGTCGGCGCAGGCGCGCGGGCACAGCCTTTATCACTATGTCCCCGGCGATCTGAGCTATCGCGAGGGGACTGTCTCCACGCCTGCCCGGCCGGTGACGGTGCAACGGGTGGAAGGGGGCCATTTCAGCTTCGGCGAGCGGGTGACGCTGGACCTGCGCGAGGATGTGGACGTGGTGCTGATGCGTCAGGACCCGCCGTTCGACCTGGCCTATATCACGGCCACGCATCTCTTGGAGCGGGTGCAGGACAGGACGCTGGTGGTGAACGACCCCGCCGCCGTCCGCAATGCGCCGGAAAAGCTCTTCGTCCTCGATTTCCAGCAGTTCATGCCCCCTACCCTCGTCACCCGCAGGCTGGAGGATGCCCGCGACTTTCATGCCGAACATGGCGAGGTGGTGGTGAAGCCGCTTTACGGCAACGCCGGTTCCGCCGTGTTCCACATAGGGCGCAAGGACGCCAATCTGGCTGCGCTGGTGGAGCTGTTCGGACAGGTCTGGCGCGAACCCTTCATGGTCCAGAAGTTCCTGCCCGACGTGGCGCTGGGCGACAAAAGGATCGTGCTGGTGGATGGCGTGGCGACGGGCGGTGTCAACCGGCTGCCGAAGGCGGGCGAAATCCGTTCGAACCTTGCCGTCGGCGGCAAGGGGGAGGCGACCGCCCTCACCCCCCGCGAGGAAGAGATTTGCGCCGCCATTGGCCCGGAACTCGCCCGGCGCGGTCTGGTTTTCGTCGGGATCGACGTGATCGCGGGCTATCTGACCGAGATCAACGTCACTTCGCCCACCGGCATCGTCGCGATCGACAAGTTCAACGGAACCGACACGCCCGCGCTGATCTGGGAAGCGATTGAAAGAAAGGCTGCGTCTCATGGCCGCTGA
- a CDS encoding DedA family protein gives MAAEWVVRTIEDSGYLGVGFLMFAETVFPPIPSEIIMSLAGLQAAQGELTLPGVIGAGTAGAMLGNTFWYLLARALGLDRIKPWVERWGRWITMTWDEIQRGQRWFDRFGAAFVFLGRIVPTVRSLVSVPAGLLKMSFSRFVFWSTLGTAIWTTLLATAGYQLGQNYQQVDEWISPASNAIIVTLVAWYLWRVATWNIKHRFRRRG, from the coding sequence ATGGCCGCTGAATGGGTTGTCCGCACCATCGAGGATTCAGGCTATCTGGGCGTCGGCTTCCTGATGTTCGCCGAAACCGTCTTTCCGCCGATTCCATCGGAGATCATCATGTCGCTTGCAGGGCTGCAGGCGGCGCAGGGCGAACTGACGCTGCCGGGCGTGATCGGGGCGGGCACGGCGGGCGCGATGCTGGGCAACACCTTCTGGTATCTGCTGGCCCGCGCATTGGGGCTGGACCGGATCAAGCCATGGGTCGAGCGCTGGGGGCGGTGGATCACCATGACCTGGGACGAGATCCAGCGCGGCCAGCGATGGTTCGACCGCTTTGGCGCGGCATTCGTGTTTCTGGGGCGGATCGTCCCGACCGTGCGCTCGCTGGTGTCGGTGCCGGCCGGCCTGCTGAAGATGAGCTTTTCACGCTTCGTTTTCTGGTCGACGCTCGGCACCGCCATCTGGACCACGCTGCTCGCGACGGCCGGCTATCAGCTTGGGCAGAATTATCAGCAGGTGGACGAGTGGATCAGCCCGGCGTCCAATGCGATCATCGTGACGCTGGTCGCCTGGTATCTCTGGCGCGTCGCCACCTGGAACATCAAGCACCGCTTCAGGCGCAGGGGATAA
- a CDS encoding tyrosine recombinase XerC yields MAAGLTLGQSQGARALAARWEQWLAANRRRSAHTVRAYVAAVHRLIAFLEQHRGEAISPSTFADVKLQDIRAFLGQRRVGGLANASASRELSAVRAFFGWLAEEGLASQGVLDGLRSPRVARRVPRPIAPADAIELADEAGNAASAPWIAARDTAVLLLLYGSGLRISEALSLSGAALPLGEVLTVTGKRAKTRLVPLLEPVRDAVEDYVRQSPWPVTRGEPLFRGVRGGPLSADLVRRAVRAARVRLGLPDSATPHALRHSFATHLLARGADLRSLQELLGHASLSSTQVYTAVDAAHLLDVYRNAHPRSG; encoded by the coding sequence GTGGCTGCTGGACTGACGCTCGGCCAATCGCAGGGCGCGCGCGCGCTCGCCGCGCGCTGGGAGCAGTGGCTCGCGGCCAATCGCCGCAGGTCGGCACATACCGTCCGCGCCTATGTGGCGGCGGTGCATCGGCTGATCGCCTTTCTTGAGCAGCACCGGGGGGAGGCGATCTCGCCCTCCACCTTCGCCGATGTGAAGCTGCAGGACATTCGCGCCTTTCTGGGCCAAAGACGTGTCGGTGGTCTCGCCAACGCCTCGGCATCGCGGGAATTGTCGGCGGTGCGCGCCTTCTTCGGCTGGCTTGCGGAAGAGGGGCTGGCGTCGCAGGGCGTGCTCGACGGGCTTCGCAGCCCCCGCGTGGCGAGGCGGGTGCCGCGTCCGATCGCACCCGCCGACGCAATCGAACTCGCCGATGAGGCAGGCAATGCTGCGTCGGCGCCATGGATCGCGGCGCGCGATACTGCCGTGCTGCTACTCCTTTACGGCTCGGGCCTGCGCATTTCCGAAGCGTTGTCGCTGAGCGGCGCTGCCCTGCCGCTGGGCGAGGTTCTGACGGTCACCGGCAAGCGCGCGAAGACCCGGCTCGTCCCGCTGCTGGAGCCGGTGCGCGATGCTGTGGAAGACTATGTCCGGCAGAGCCCGTGGCCTGTCACCCGCGGCGAGCCATTGTTCCGGGGCGTGCGCGGTGGCCCATTGTCGGCCGATCTGGTGCGGCGCGCGGTCCGTGCCGCCCGCGTGCGGCTGGGCCTGCCCGACAGCGCGACTCCGCACGCGCTTCGCCACAGCTTTGCGACGCATCTGCTGGCGCGTGGGGCCGATCTGCGTTCGCTGCAGGAACTGCTGGGCCATGCCAGCCTCAGTTCCACCCAGGTTTACACCGCCGTCGATGCGGCGCATCTGCTGGACGTCTATCGCAACGCCCATCCGCGATCGGGCTGA
- a CDS encoding DUF484 family protein, whose protein sequence is MGDVVNFRDNALIELRGRVAALGEANADLVAFARGHSGAVAQIHAAALSALDAEGLDHLIHIITQDWPDSLGLDAVVIALSAGERAVRAGTSGVQMVAPAYIDVAVAGPPVVMRSVEQGDGVFGPASELIRAEALIRLDLPPPLGTGLLALGSREAHAFESGHGSELLAFLGGVVSRAISRWLLD, encoded by the coding sequence ATGGGCGATGTGGTCAACTTTCGCGATAACGCGCTGATCGAACTGCGCGGCCGCGTTGCGGCGCTGGGCGAGGCGAACGCCGATCTGGTGGCGTTCGCGCGCGGGCATTCGGGCGCGGTGGCGCAAATCCATGCGGCGGCGCTGTCCGCGCTGGATGCCGAGGGGCTGGATCATCTCATCCACATCATCACCCAGGACTGGCCCGACAGCCTTGGTCTTGACGCCGTGGTCATCGCCTTGTCGGCCGGGGAACGCGCCGTCCGCGCGGGCACCAGCGGCGTGCAGATGGTCGCGCCCGCCTATATCGACGTGGCGGTGGCCGGCCCGCCTGTTGTGATGCGCAGCGTGGAACAGGGAGATGGCGTGTTCGGCCCCGCGTCCGAACTGATCCGCGCGGAGGCGCTGATCCGGCTCGATCTTCCGCCGCCCTTGGGCACCGGGCTGCTTGCGCTCGGCTCGCGCGAGGCGCACGCCTTTGAAAGCGGCCATGGGTCAGAGCTTCTCGCCTTTCTTGGCGGTGTCGTGTCTCGCGCGATAAGCCGGTGGCTGCTGGACTGA
- the fsa gene encoding fructose-6-phosphate aldolase, protein MKFFVDTADVKEIAELAQTGLLDGVTTNPSLIHKSGRNFLEVVKEIAGIVDGPVSAEVVATEFDEMMREADVVRALAPNIAVKLPLTMDGLKACKRLTDDGTLVNVTLCFSANQALLAAKAGASFISPFVGRHDDVGFDGMALIEDIRLIYDNYDFETEILVASVRHPIHVLESARIGADVMTAPPAVIKALFNHPLTEKGLAAFLADWEKTGQIIG, encoded by the coding sequence ATGAAGTTTTTCGTCGACACCGCCGATGTGAAGGAAATCGCCGAACTTGCGCAGACCGGCCTGCTCGACGGCGTGACGACCAACCCCAGCCTGATCCACAAGTCGGGCCGCAACTTCCTGGAAGTGGTGAAGGAGATCGCGGGCATCGTCGATGGTCCCGTCTCGGCTGAAGTGGTCGCCACCGAATTTGATGAAATGATGCGCGAGGCCGATGTCGTGCGCGCGCTTGCGCCCAATATCGCTGTCAAGCTGCCGCTGACGATGGACGGGCTCAAGGCCTGCAAGCGGCTGACCGACGACGGGACGCTGGTCAACGTCACGCTTTGCTTCAGCGCCAATCAGGCGCTGCTCGCGGCGAAGGCGGGCGCAAGCTTCATCTCGCCCTTCGTCGGGCGTCACGACGACGTGGGCTTTGATGGCATGGCGCTGATCGAGGACATTCGCCTCATCTACGACAATTATGATTTCGAGACGGAGATTCTGGTGGCGAGCGTCCGTCACCCGATCCATGTCCTGGAAAGCGCGCGCATCGGCGCGGATGTGATGACCGCGCCGCCCGCCGTCATCAAGGCGCTGTTCAACCACCCGCTGACCGAAAAGGGCCTCGCCGCCTTTCTGGCGGACTGGGAAAAGACCGGCCAGATCATCGGCTGA
- a CDS encoding primosomal protein N' has translation MSRDTSSGRPGQRSRVRVIVLQQGLGPLDYATPGGRRLEPGQIVQVPLGPRLITGVVWEADRLPATEVDDARLRPVAGVYDLPPLPAPVRRLVEWVADYYLAPHAAVLRMVLASASALDGGRTSIEYRVTGVIPERLTPQRAQALERLQGRQGLVRELATAAEVSDSVIRGLVKAGAIEAVEVALDTRFPPPDPGHAPPLLESGQASAAATLRHAVAARGFQPYLLDGVTGSGKTEVYFEAIAEAVEKGGQALVLVPEIALTEPWLRRFEARFGAPPVAWHSDLRSTERRRAWRAAASGEARVMVGARSALFLPYPDLRLIVVDEAHETSFKQEEGVMYHARDVAVMRAQLQNVPVVLATATPAIETRVQVERGRYAHLELPSRYGGAELPTIEAVDMRRFPPPPGRWLSPPLVRALEETLGRGDQALLFLNRRGYAPLTLCRTCGHRIECPNCTAWMVEHRLLRRLQCHQCGHSMPVPDACPECQSEGTLVACGPGVERIADEIAAILPDARTAIVASDTIWSPAKAAALVSSVEAHEIDLLIGTQLVTKGYHFPDLTLVGVVDADLGLGGGDLRASERTFQQIQQVAGRAGRGQKPGRVLLQTHQPEAPVIEALVSGDSEGFYAAETESRRRHAMPPYGRLAGIIVSSEDQREAAAAARMIGAAAPRIEGLTVLGPAPAPLALLRGRHRQRLLVHAPRNLDVQSAIRGWLGELEWPRGVRVAVDVDPYSFV, from the coding sequence ATGTCCCGTGACACGTCCTCCGGCCGCCCGGGCCAGCGATCCCGCGTTCGAGTCATCGTCCTCCAGCAGGGGCTTGGGCCACTGGACTATGCGACGCCCGGCGGCAGGCGGCTGGAGCCGGGCCAGATCGTCCAGGTGCCGCTCGGGCCACGGCTGATCACGGGGGTGGTGTGGGAGGCGGATCGACTGCCCGCAACTGAGGTTGACGACGCAAGGCTGCGCCCGGTGGCGGGCGTCTATGATCTGCCCCCGCTGCCGGCGCCGGTCCGCCGCCTCGTCGAATGGGTGGCGGACTATTACCTCGCCCCCCATGCGGCCGTTCTGCGAATGGTGCTGGCGTCGGCGTCCGCGCTCGACGGCGGGCGGACGAGCATCGAATATCGCGTGACGGGCGTGATTCCTGAAAGACTGACGCCGCAGCGCGCGCAGGCGCTGGAGCGGCTGCAGGGCCGGCAGGGCCTGGTGCGCGAGCTTGCGACGGCGGCCGAGGTTTCGGACTCCGTCATTCGCGGGCTGGTCAAGGCGGGTGCGATCGAGGCGGTGGAAGTGGCCCTGGATACACGCTTTCCGCCGCCCGATCCGGGCCATGCGCCGCCCCTGCTGGAGAGCGGACAGGCGAGCGCGGCGGCAACCCTGCGCCACGCCGTGGCGGCGCGCGGGTTCCAGCCCTATCTGCTGGACGGGGTGACCGGATCGGGCAAGACCGAGGTCTATTTCGAAGCGATCGCCGAGGCCGTGGAGAAGGGCGGGCAGGCGCTGGTGCTGGTGCCCGAAATCGCGCTCACCGAGCCATGGCTGCGCAGGTTCGAAGCGCGGTTCGGCGCACCGCCCGTCGCCTGGCATTCGGACCTGCGCTCCACCGAGCGCCGCCGCGCGTGGCGGGCGGCCGCAAGCGGCGAGGCGCGGGTGATGGTGGGCGCGCGCTCCGCTCTGTTCCTCCCCTATCCCGACCTTCGCCTGATCGTGGTCGACGAGGCGCATGAGACCAGCTTCAAGCAGGAAGAGGGGGTGATGTATCACGCCCGGGATGTGGCGGTGATGCGCGCGCAGCTGCAAAATGTGCCCGTCGTCCTTGCAACCGCGACGCCCGCCATCGAAACGCGGGTGCAGGTGGAACGCGGCCGCTATGCCCATCTGGAACTGCCGTCCCGCTATGGCGGGGCTGAGCTTCCGACGATCGAGGCGGTCGACATGCGCCGCTTCCCGCCGCCGCCGGGACGCTGGCTGTCGCCGCCATTGGTCCGCGCGCTGGAAGAGACGCTCGGGCGGGGCGATCAGGCGCTGCTGTTCCTGAACCGCAGGGGCTATGCGCCGCTGACGCTGTGCCGGACATGCGGACACCGTATCGAATGCCCCAATTGCACGGCGTGGATGGTGGAGCATCGTCTGCTCCGCCGGCTCCAGTGCCATCAGTGCGGTCATTCGATGCCGGTGCCGGACGCCTGCCCCGAATGCCAGTCGGAGGGAACCTTGGTCGCCTGCGGGCCGGGGGTGGAGCGGATCGCCGACGAGATCGCCGCGATCCTTCCCGACGCACGAACGGCGATCGTCGCGTCGGATACGATCTGGTCCCCGGCAAAGGCCGCCGCGCTCGTCAGCAGCGTCGAGGCGCACGAAATCGACCTTCTGATCGGCACGCAACTGGTGACGAAAGGCTATCACTTTCCCGACCTGACGCTGGTCGGTGTGGTGGATGCCGACCTCGGCCTCGGCGGAGGCGACCTGCGGGCCAGCGAACGGACCTTTCAGCAGATCCAGCAGGTGGCCGGACGGGCGGGCCGGGGCCAGAAACCCGGCCGCGTGCTGCTTCAGACCCACCAGCCCGAAGCGCCGGTCATCGAGGCGCTGGTGTCGGGCGACAGCGAAGGCTTTTACGCCGCCGAAACCGAAAGCCGCAGACGACATGCGATGCCGCCCTATGGCCGGCTGGCGGGCATCATCGTCTCATCGGAAGACCAGCGGGAAGCGGCGGCGGCAGCGCGCATGATCGGCGCGGCCGCGCCCCGGATCGAGGGGCTGACCGTGCTTGGTCCCGCTCCCGCGCCGCTGGCCCTGCTGCGCGGCCGGCACCGCCAGCGGCTGCTCGTTCACGCCCCGCGCAACCTCGATGTTCAATCTGCGATCCGCGGCTGGCTTGGGGAACTGGAATGGCCGCGAGGCGTTCGTGTTGCTGTCGACGTCGATCCCTACAGCTTTGTCTGA
- a CDS encoding sugar transferase, protein MRGLHSYVDVRDSGLAADDLAPDFDWLVNREIETKPKVDEKSIGGTHIFWASKRAVDIGSALIALPFVAMVAMVIAILNPLFNPGRLLFRQERMGMHGKPFTAYKFRSMTEAHRIDRGPYDGIESERITRLGSLLRRLRVDELPQFWNILRGDMSLIGPRPDYYPHAVVYCHDIPNYSNRHLVRPGITGLAQVRSGYAACARSVATKVGDDLNYIRDASWKIELAIVRSTIGVILSGFGHK, encoded by the coding sequence ATGAGGGGTCTACATAGCTACGTCGATGTCCGCGACTCCGGATTGGCGGCGGACGATCTGGCTCCCGATTTCGATTGGTTGGTGAACCGCGAGATCGAGACGAAGCCCAAGGTCGACGAAAAAAGCATTGGCGGGACGCATATTTTCTGGGCATCGAAGCGGGCGGTGGACATCGGCAGCGCGCTGATCGCGCTTCCATTCGTCGCCATGGTCGCCATGGTCATCGCCATCCTGAACCCGCTCTTCAATCCCGGTCGCCTGCTCTTCAGGCAGGAACGCATGGGCATGCACGGCAAGCCGTTCACCGCCTACAAGTTCCGCTCGATGACCGAGGCCCACCGCATCGACCGCGGCCCCTATGATGGCATCGAAAGCGAGCGGATCACCCGGCTCGGCAGCCTGCTGCGCAGGCTTCGCGTCGACGAACTGCCTCAGTTCTGGAACATCCTGAGGGGCGACATGAGCCTGATCGGCCCGCGCCCCGATTATTATCCCCATGCCGTGGTCTACTGCCACGACATTCCCAACTATTCGAACCGGCACTTGGTGCGCCCCGGCATCACCGGTCTGGCCCAGGTCCGCAGCGGCTATGCCGCCTGCGCGCGGAGCGTCGCCACCAAGGTAGGCGATGATCTCAACTACATCCGCGATGCGAGCTGGAAGATCGAACTGGCCATCGTCCGCAGCACGATAGGCGTGATCCTGAGCGGCTTCGGGCACAAGTAA
- a CDS encoding hemolysin family protein, with amino-acid sequence MPDPSSSLAPFPWLDVAVIIGLVCLNGVFAMSELAIVSSRKARLKALAAGGRKGAQSALLLSAEPGRFLSTVQIGITLVGIVAGAYSGASLGRPVGDRLLMLGVPPAWAHEAGFILVIALTTYASLIIGELVPKQFALRAPEGIACVVAGPMKMLARATAPLVWLLDRSSALIFHLLGMRRESENHVTAEELHLIVAEAQSAGVIDESERAMISSVMRLADRPVRGLMTPRTDVDWLDVDADEEEIRARLVETPHTRLPVAEGSVDAIVGVVQARDLVGVLLDRKPVVLRQLMRPAPIIPDRMDAMDALAVLQGAAVPMALVHDEYGHFEGMVTPADLLAAIAGEFASDAEAGTDPPAVEREDGSWLLSGSLSADGMADRLGIRLPFERDYETTAGFALAQLRHLPETGESFQYGSWKFEIVDMDGRKIDKLLAQCTTDRVEEPDEA; translated from the coding sequence ATGCCTGACCCTTCCAGTAGTCTCGCGCCATTTCCCTGGTTGGATGTGGCGGTGATCATCGGCCTTGTTTGCCTGAACGGCGTATTCGCAATGTCGGAGCTGGCGATCGTGTCGTCGAGGAAGGCCCGGCTGAAGGCGCTGGCGGCGGGGGGGCGCAAGGGTGCGCAGTCGGCGCTGCTGCTCTCGGCGGAACCCGGGCGGTTCCTGTCCACCGTCCAGATCGGCATTACGCTCGTCGGTATCGTCGCGGGGGCCTATTCCGGCGCCAGCCTCGGGCGTCCCGTGGGGGATCGCCTGCTGATGCTGGGCGTGCCGCCCGCCTGGGCGCATGAGGCTGGCTTCATCCTGGTGATCGCGCTCACCACCTATGCGTCGCTCATCATCGGGGAGCTGGTGCCGAAGCAGTTCGCGCTTCGCGCGCCGGAAGGGATCGCCTGCGTCGTGGCCGGTCCCATGAAGATGCTGGCGCGGGCAACGGCGCCGCTCGTGTGGCTGCTCGATCGGTCCAGCGCACTGATTTTTCACCTGCTCGGTATGCGCCGGGAATCCGAGAACCATGTCACTGCGGAGGAACTGCACCTCATCGTCGCCGAGGCGCAGAGCGCGGGCGTGATCGACGAAAGCGAGCGCGCGATGATCTCGTCGGTGATGCGGCTGGCGGACAGGCCGGTGCGCGGGCTGATGACACCGCGAACCGACGTCGACTGGCTCGATGTCGACGCCGATGAGGAGGAAATACGCGCGCGGCTGGTGGAAACGCCCCATACCCGGCTTCCGGTCGCCGAAGGATCCGTCGACGCCATCGTCGGCGTTGTGCAGGCGCGCGACCTGGTGGGGGTGTTGCTTGATCGCAAGCCCGTCGTGCTTCGTCAGCTGATGCGGCCCGCGCCCATCATACCCGACCGCATGGATGCGATGGACGCGCTTGCGGTCCTGCAGGGCGCTGCGGTGCCGATGGCGCTGGTCCATGACGAATATGGTCATTTTGAAGGAATGGTGACCCCGGCCGACCTGCTCGCCGCGATCGCCGGTGAATTCGCGTCGGACGCCGAGGCGGGGACCGATCCGCCGGCCGTCGAACGGGAAGACGGAAGCTGGCTGCTCTCCGGCTCGCTGTCGGCGGACGGAATGGCGGACCGGCTCGGCATTCGTCTGCCGTTTGAGCGCGATTATGAGACAACGGCCGGTTTCGCGCTTGCCCAGCTACGGCACCTGCCCGAGACAGGCGAAAGCTTTCAATATGGAAGCTGGAAGTTCGAGATCGTCGATATGGACGGACGCAAGATCGACAAGCTGCTCGCGCAGTGCACCACAGATCGGGTGGAGGAGCCGGACGAGGCGTAA
- a CDS encoding OmpA family protein, which produces MSISSRVLASAAVLSLVATTACTTNPETGNRRLSKAGIGALAGAALGTGAGAVVGGKSKRTEMIVGAGIGAIAGTAIGAYMDKQEKELREKTAGTDVEVIRQGDELLLNMPSGITFDTDSYSIKPEFRTTLDNIASTLGSYNQTYVDVYGHTDSTGADAYNMTLSRNRAESVAGYLATHGVARARIGTQGFGETQPVASNDTDAGRAQNRRVEIKLVPVADTNTQG; this is translated from the coding sequence ATGTCCATTTCTTCGCGCGTTCTCGCAAGCGCGGCCGTGCTGTCGCTGGTCGCGACGACCGCCTGCACGACAAATCCGGAAACGGGCAACAGGCGGCTTTCAAAGGCCGGCATCGGCGCATTGGCGGGCGCGGCGCTGGGCACCGGCGCCGGCGCGGTCGTCGGCGGCAAGAGCAAGCGGACCGAAATGATCGTCGGCGCGGGCATCGGGGCCATCGCTGGCACGGCGATCGGCGCCTATATGGACAAGCAGGAAAAGGAACTTCGCGAAAAGACGGCCGGGACCGATGTCGAGGTCATCCGCCAGGGCGACGAGCTGCTTCTGAACATGCCGTCGGGCATCACATTTGATACTGACAGCTATTCGATCAAGCCGGAATTCCGCACCACGCTGGACAACATCGCCAGCACGCTCGGTTCCTACAACCAGACCTATGTGGACGTTTACGGTCATACCGATTCGACCGGGGCCGACGCCTATAACATGACGCTTTCGCGCAACCGGGCGGAAAGCGTGGCAGGCTATCTTGCAACCCATGGCGTCGCGCGCGCCCGCATCGGTACCCAGGGCTTCGGCGAGACGCAGCCGGTTGCGTCCAACGACACGGACGCCGGACGCGCGCAGAACCGGCGCGTGGAAATCAAGCTGGTGCCCGTAGCCGACACCAACACCCAGGGCTGA
- a CDS encoding cold-shock protein has translation MGFDRGRRGSRGSDKRDRFGDEGGFDSGPRFGGGGNYGGGYGGGGGGGNYAGGGNYGGGGAGGFGGGGGRPRGGGGFGGGGGGMPGTVIGTGKGTVKFFNQQKGFGFVVREDGGEDVFVHISAVEAAGLTGLAEGQPLEFTLSERNGRVSAIELKIEGEPLPIEERPAGRFGDRDRGGPAGGGGHQRQTTGERVEGTVKFFNAMKGFGFIQRDDGQPDAFVHISAVERAGLQGLDEGQRLSFELEIDRRGKMAATNLQAL, from the coding sequence ATGGGTTTTGATAGAGGGCGGCGCGGATCGCGCGGTAGTGACAAGCGTGATCGGTTCGGCGACGAAGGTGGTTTCGACAGCGGGCCCCGATTTGGCGGCGGCGGCAACTATGGCGGTGGCTATGGTGGTGGTGGCGGCGGTGGAAACTATGCGGGCGGCGGCAACTACGGTGGCGGCGGCGCGGGTGGTTTCGGCGGCGGTGGTGGCCGGCCTCGCGGTGGCGGCGGCTTCGGCGGCGGCGGTGGCGGCATGCCGGGCACCGTGATCGGCACCGGCAAGGGCACGGTCAAGTTCTTCAACCAGCAGAAGGGCTTCGGCTTCGTCGTCCGCGAGGATGGCGGAGAGGATGTCTTCGTCCACATTTCCGCAGTCGAGGCGGCCGGCCTGACCGGCCTCGCCGAAGGGCAGCCGCTTGAGTTTACCCTGAGCGAGCGCAACGGCCGCGTGTCGGCCATCGAACTGAAGATCGAGGGCGAACCGCTTCCCATCGAGGAGCGCCCGGCCGGACGCTTCGGCGACCGTGATCGCGGGGGCCCCGCCGGCGGCGGCGGCCATCAGCGGCAGACCACTGGCGAGCGCGTCGAGGGCACGGTGAAGTTCTTCAACGCGATGAAGGGTTTCGGCTTCATTCAGCGCGATGACGGCCAGCCCGATGCATTCGTCCATATCTCGGCGGTCGAGCGGGCCGGGCTGCAGGGCCTGGACGAGGGTCAGCGCCTCAGCTTCGAGCTGGAGATCGACCGGCGCGGCAAGATGGCGGCGACCAACCTTCAGGCGCTCTGA
- a CDS encoding DUF4870 family protein, with amino-acid sequence MTDSVPPPATSTNAGFDLNRPTIVALLYLASFLTGITALIGLVLAYVWKNEPHEPWEPSHYSFHIRSFWYGLLGAIICGILTLILIGLLGYVLLAIWLVVRTVLALLKAQRKEAIPNPETLFW; translated from the coding sequence ATGACCGACAGCGTTCCGCCGCCCGCCACATCGACGAATGCGGGTTTCGACCTCAACCGGCCGACCATCGTCGCGCTGTTGTATCTGGCGAGCTTTCTCACCGGCATTACCGCCCTGATCGGGCTCGTCCTCGCCTATGTCTGGAAGAACGAGCCGCACGAGCCCTGGGAGCCGAGCCATTACAGCTTCCACATCCGCTCCTTCTGGTACGGTCTGCTGGGCGCGATCATCTGCGGCATATTGACGCTGATACTGATCGGCCTTCTCGGATATGTCCTCCTGGCGATCTGGCTGGTGGTGCGTACCGTGCTTGCCTTGCTGAAGGCGCAGCGCAAGGAAGCGATCCCCAATCCGGAGACGCTTTTCTGGTGA